In the genome of Vicia villosa cultivar HV-30 ecotype Madison, WI linkage group LG7, Vvil1.0, whole genome shotgun sequence, one region contains:
- the LOC131620427 gene encoding uncharacterized protein LOC131620427, with product MDLLCAAYSNTEEEEPKRVKLSHHTPTPKPYIPSSSSTTTVSNLHTQTLISGSYVSKRQRASMPSITSATSIPHLSSSPSFTLSGSISEADIHHNILALLRSEAKGHKNLNSVSEKLSASLSGHTRAVNALHWSSTHAHLLASAGMDNMAYIWNVWSRDKKKACALNFHNAAVKDVKWSRQGHFLLSCGYDCTSRLVDVEKGMETQVFREDQMVGVIKFHPNNSNLFLSGGSKGHIKLWDIRTGKVVHNYNRNLGSILDVEFTTNGKQFISSSDVSGSNISENSIIVWDVSRQVPLSNQVYVEAYTCPCIRSHPFDPVFVAQSNGNYVAIFSSTPPYKLNKYKRYENHGVSGFHIKCNFSLDGKKLASGSSDGSICIYDYHSSKVIKKIKAFGQACMDIAFHPVMPNVFASCSWDGSISVFE from the exons ATGGATCTTCTATGCGCCGCATATTCAAATACTGAAGAAGAAGAACCTAAACGAGTGAAATTATCCCACCATACTCCCACACCGAAACCCTAtatcccttcttcttcttctactactACTGTTTCCAACCTCCATACACAAACTCTCATTTCAGGTAGCTACGTTTCCAAACGACAACGCGCTTCTATGCCTTCCATCACTTCTGCTACATCTATTCCTCACCTTTCATCATCTCCGTCTTTCACATTATCCG GCAGTATCTCGGAGGCTGATATACACCATAACATTTTAGCATTATTGAGAAGTGAAGCAAAGGGTCATAAAAACCTAAACTCGGTATCTGAAAAGCTATCTGCATCTCTATCTGGACATACAAGAGCTGTCAATGCTCTACATTGGTCATCAACTCATG CTCACCTCCTTGCATCTGCTGGGATGGACAATATGGCATACATATGGAATGTATGGAGCAGAGATAAGAAGAAAGCATGTGCGCTAAACTTCCACAATGCCGCTGTGAAAGATGTGAAATGGTCTCGACAAGGCCACTTCTTGCTTTCTTGTGGATATGATTGCACATCAAGGTTGGTTGATGTTGAAAAGGGAATGGAAACTCAGGTTTTCAGAGAAGATCAAATGGTTGGAGTTATAAAGTTCCACCCAAACAAttcaaatctcttcctttctggGGGATCTAAGGGGCATATCAAACTATGGGATATCAGAACTGGCAAAGTTGTGCATAACTATAATCGAAATTTAGGTTCCATTCTAGATGTTGAGTTTACAACGAATGGGAAGCAATTCATTTCTTCTAGTGATGTATCTGGGAGCAATATCAGTGAGAATTCTATTATCGTTTGGGATGTGTCGAGACAGGTGCCGTTGTCTAATCAG GTTTATGTGGAAGCTTATACTTGTCCTTGCATTAGATCGCACCCGTTTGATCCAGTTTTTGTTGCTCAATCAAACGGTAATTATGTCGCAATCTTTAGTTCAACCCCTCCATACAAACTCAACAAATATAAGAGATATGAAAACCATGGGGTTTCTGGGTTCCATATTAAGTGCAATTTCAGCTTGGATGGAAAAAAACTTGCATCTGGCTCTTCAGATGGATCTATTTGCATATATGATTATCACTCATCcaaagtaattaagaaaataaaagccTTTGGCCAAGCATGCATGGACATTGCCTTCCACCCAGTTATGCCTAATGTTTTTGCTTCATGCTCATGGGATGGAAGTATTTCGGTATTCGAGTAG